A single window of Watersipora subatra chromosome 9, tzWatSuba1.1, whole genome shotgun sequence DNA harbors:
- the LOC137405189 gene encoding forkhead box protein L2-like, with protein MEAIKPEPVTPLSDTCSRKHKPRDNGKVISKQSNDHLHKVKPRSTSKNSAEQSKPPYSYVALIATVLQESSEKKLTLKEIYQAIMNKWPYYKKNSNNWQNSIRHNLSLNDCFMKDPKENSGGKKGNHWMISPSCSFSDMFDKGNFQRRKRRRTSYDRSRGYGHLQPFSLRQPHSRINAGISGTICHSGPYGASPTSLAAVPMNTTYTHNPPYSVITGDYCSQMLSSAVSPTSSHYPSGYQSSHLFKSHLPDYSSQYSTMQYWAASDLALPSTANIESLGTASEYLPPPQSETFFIHPGFSTASAYTREAYGEECKSEWQTETSSEINPVETPQQIINLQNVYQPIAVQNASSWEDPTTNEKILQASGEIPVKPLPVMTDLRNKFDNLELLYEASTPYNIHLSTSSMLPVNQTETTTLINL; from the exons ATGGAGGCAATAAAGCCAG AACCAGTCACACCCCTTAGTGATACCTGCTCACGAAAACATAAACCCAGAGACAATGGTAAGGTCATCTCTAAACAGAGCAATGACCACCTGCATAAAGTAAAGCCCAGAAGTACTAGCAAAAACTCTGCTGAACAATCGAAGCCACCCTACAG TTATGTGGCTCTCATAGCAACAGTACTTCAAGAGTCATCAGAGAAGAAATTAACACTGAAAGAGATTTACCAGGCGATCATGAACAAATGGCCTTACTATAAAAAAAACTCCAACAACTGGCAAAACAGCATTCGACATAATCTCAGTCTAAATGACTGCTTTATGAAAGATCCAAAGGAAAATTCTGGTGGCAAAAAG GGCAACCACTGGATGATCTCTCCAAGCTGTTCCTTCTCCGACATGTTTGATAAAGGAAACTTCCAGAGACGTAAAAGAAGAAGAACAAGTTATGATAGAAGCAGAGGATATGGTCATTTGCAACCATTCTCATTGAGACAGCCGCATAGCAGGATCAATGCAG GTATATCAGGAACTATTTGTCACTCTGGGCCTTATGGTGCTAGCCCGACTTCGCTTGCTGCTGTACCAATGAACACTACCTACACGCATAACCCTCCTTATTCAGTAATTACGGGAGACTATTGCTCACAGATGCTTAGTTCAGCTGTATCACCTACCTCTTCACACTATCCATCG GGCTACCAATCATCACATCTCTTTAAATCCCACCTTCCAGACTACTCGAGCCAGTACAGTACAATGCAATATTGGGCTGCCTCTGACCTTGCTCTGCCCTCGACAGCAAACATTGAATCACTAGGAACTGCCAGTGAATATCTCCCACCACCTCAATCAGAAACCTTTTTTATCCATCCTGGATTTTCAACAGCCAGTGCATACAC CAGGGAAGCATACGGTGAAGAATGCAAGTCTGAGTGGCAAACTGAAACTTCAAGCGAGATCAACCCGGTGGAAACACCCCAACAGATAATAAACCTTCAGAATGTGTATCAACCAATAGCTGTTCAGAATGCCAGCAGTTGGGAGGATCCAACCAcgaatgaaaaaatattacaggCGAGTGGAGAAATTCCAGTTAAACCTCTCCCGGTGATGACCGATCTGCGAAACAAATTTGACAACCTTGAACTTCTTTATGAAGCTAGCACTCCCTACAATATACACCTGAGCACCTCATCTATGCTACCAGTCAACCAGACAGAGACGACAACTCTGATCAACTTGTGA